One region of Ahniella affigens genomic DNA includes:
- a CDS encoding type I polyketide synthase, which yields MSHTDNAIAIIGMSCRFPDADHPRELWQNLCAGHESVRLFTADELLAAGVPREQIRDPAYIPAGCVVRDIDAFDAAFFGFTPREAEILDPQQRLLLECAYHALEDAGYARVDQIGDVGVYVGVSSSSYAQQVLATRPDVIEAMGVMALTIANDKDFAASQIAYRLGLTGPAISVATACSTSLVAIHTACTALLNFECDVALAGGASIKAQQVEGYHYQQGGILSADGHCRPFAAEASGTISGSGAGIVTLKRLADAEADGDTIYAVIAGSAVNNDGADKLGFTAPSVRGQARAIREALAIARTDPAEIGYVEAHGTATPLGDPVEIAALTEAHGKNAALPACAIGSIKSNFGHLDAAAGVAGLIKTALAVASGTIPPSLHFATPNPQIGLERTRFFVANQTQHWPLSGARCAGVSSFGIGGTNAHIVLREWEPGQTAASTSRPAQLIVASAKDAATLTPLQEALDQALTASDRPILADASFTLIAGRPAYRFRAARAYDSQSNLATGDWIQREARSDLKVAWLFPGQGSQHVQMARDLYLEEPVFRDTVQTLSAWVRQHAGWDPIALLYPDEDADQQQAEAALNNTRYTQIALFIVEYAMAQLWRSLRGEPDLMVGHSLSEYVAACVAGVLEVEDALHLLDARSRMIASLPNGTMASVQIDAPSLLSQMLTGVDLCAENGPEHCVIGGPTEAVAAMLARLAGSGIEGRVLDVSHAFHSAMLDPILDEFRALVARTPRQAPKRQYLSSTTGRLVTEAEVLDPDYWVRHLRETVAFRSAMETIRGLPDSWMILDLGPSGTAASLARVNGVTMNRVVRCLPRDGHSGSARATWLNAVGNVWAAGKDLNLEALHAGETRRKVRLPGYAFARTRHWLEPGDAQQLPPPRMNAAALPLFTCNWNRDSKPAATVKPVSHRLVFGESFEAVAEWLDHRDRARITLVQAGDTFAGLNGAFTIRPQVAEDYQRLFAALAVDAPPVDQIVFAWPLQHTAAFVPGSNLLAMQCALAHLVAARKRAAALAPTDFVMLVRRAFQVSGDDVINPSQRALAAMVTVLAQEEPDWSCRVIDLGNQVDPRALHAALGGPTDSPIVPLVALRGRFRFVPTFAHAEVAAATAETDWHGKVVVITGGAGQIGLALAGIWANRGARVVLTGRRALTQLPTAVQDRLTALQRLNDRVTYHGVNLSDVDALAALLLDVKHRYGHVDLLIHAAANMDHTGLGLLASADAESFERHHLAKIAGTAALVSATAAANVGSVVLMSSLAACLGGIGMSAYAAANAFMEALVEGPMSASRPAQWYAIGWDGLSADPAVAAPFSSKDVASLIEQVLGTEAPGVYQASREDMDSRWRQWVDRGLGKTRTPTPPNVDRSGYVAPATDTERVIAAAFEELIGTKPVGAKDDFFALGGDSLLATQLCSRLRKLCQVDLPISAIFEHAVVERLAAYLISLQATSVIGDAEVLDLVRELADLDESALEDLLNAQEKS from the coding sequence ATGAGTCACACCGACAATGCAATTGCCATCATCGGCATGTCCTGTCGATTCCCGGATGCCGATCACCCGCGCGAACTCTGGCAGAACCTGTGCGCGGGCCATGAATCCGTTCGCCTATTCACGGCCGACGAACTCCTTGCCGCCGGCGTCCCCCGCGAGCAGATTCGCGATCCCGCGTACATTCCAGCAGGCTGCGTGGTTCGCGACATCGACGCCTTTGATGCGGCGTTCTTTGGCTTTACCCCCCGCGAGGCCGAAATCCTCGACCCACAACAACGCCTATTGCTGGAGTGCGCCTATCACGCTCTCGAAGATGCGGGATACGCGCGCGTTGACCAGATCGGCGACGTGGGCGTGTACGTGGGCGTCTCATCCAGCAGCTACGCCCAGCAAGTGCTCGCAACGCGCCCTGATGTCATCGAGGCGATGGGCGTCATGGCGCTGACCATCGCCAACGACAAGGACTTCGCGGCGTCACAGATTGCATACCGCCTCGGCCTGACCGGACCGGCAATCAGCGTCGCGACGGCCTGCTCCACCTCGCTCGTCGCCATCCACACGGCTTGTACCGCCCTGCTGAATTTCGAGTGCGACGTGGCTTTGGCTGGCGGCGCGAGCATCAAGGCACAGCAAGTCGAGGGCTATCACTATCAGCAAGGTGGCATTTTGTCGGCCGATGGCCATTGCCGGCCGTTTGCCGCTGAAGCCAGTGGCACGATCAGCGGCAGTGGCGCCGGCATCGTCACGCTGAAACGGCTGGCTGATGCCGAGGCGGATGGCGACACAATCTACGCAGTCATCGCCGGATCGGCGGTGAACAACGATGGCGCTGACAAGCTCGGCTTCACGGCCCCCAGTGTCCGCGGCCAGGCACGCGCCATCAGAGAAGCCCTGGCAATCGCCCGCACCGACCCGGCAGAGATCGGCTATGTCGAGGCACATGGCACCGCCACCCCACTGGGCGATCCGGTGGAGATCGCGGCATTGACCGAAGCACACGGCAAGAATGCAGCATTGCCAGCCTGTGCGATCGGCTCGATCAAGAGCAATTTCGGGCATCTCGATGCCGCCGCAGGTGTTGCCGGACTGATCAAGACGGCATTGGCCGTGGCCAGCGGAACCATTCCGCCCAGCTTGCATTTCGCTACGCCGAATCCTCAGATCGGTCTTGAGCGCACACGCTTTTTTGTCGCCAATCAGACCCAGCATTGGCCGCTCTCTGGGGCTCGGTGCGCCGGTGTGAGTTCGTTCGGGATCGGCGGCACCAACGCTCATATCGTTTTGCGCGAGTGGGAGCCCGGCCAAACGGCCGCGTCGACTTCGCGACCCGCGCAGTTGATCGTCGCTTCAGCGAAAGATGCGGCAACGCTGACGCCGCTACAAGAAGCGCTCGACCAGGCCCTCACCGCCAGCGACCGGCCGATCCTCGCGGACGCGAGCTTTACGCTGATCGCTGGCCGTCCGGCTTATCGATTCCGGGCGGCGCGTGCATACGACTCCCAATCCAACCTCGCAACGGGCGACTGGATTCAGCGTGAGGCCAGAAGCGATCTGAAGGTCGCCTGGTTGTTCCCAGGTCAGGGCTCACAACATGTGCAAATGGCCCGGGATCTGTATCTCGAGGAGCCGGTGTTTCGAGACACGGTTCAGACGCTTTCAGCATGGGTTCGTCAGCACGCCGGCTGGGATCCGATCGCTTTGCTGTATCCAGACGAAGACGCCGACCAGCAACAAGCCGAGGCAGCGCTCAACAACACGCGCTATACGCAGATCGCATTGTTCATCGTCGAGTACGCCATGGCGCAGCTGTGGCGCTCGCTGCGCGGCGAGCCCGACCTCATGGTTGGTCACAGCCTCAGCGAGTATGTGGCCGCCTGTGTCGCTGGCGTTCTGGAAGTCGAGGACGCGCTGCACTTGTTGGATGCGCGCAGCCGCATGATTGCCAGCTTACCCAATGGCACCATGGCGAGCGTGCAGATCGACGCGCCGTCGCTACTCAGCCAGATGCTGACTGGCGTGGACCTCTGTGCCGAAAATGGCCCCGAGCATTGTGTGATTGGCGGCCCGACCGAGGCCGTCGCCGCCATGCTCGCACGCCTAGCCGGCAGCGGCATCGAAGGTCGCGTGCTCGACGTCTCGCACGCCTTTCACAGCGCCATGCTGGATCCGATCCTCGACGAATTCCGCGCATTGGTTGCGCGCACGCCAAGGCAAGCACCGAAGCGCCAGTATCTGTCGTCCACCACCGGACGTTTGGTGACCGAGGCAGAAGTCTTGGACCCCGATTATTGGGTGCGCCACCTGCGCGAAACGGTCGCATTCAGATCGGCCATGGAGACGATCCGCGGACTCCCCGACTCGTGGATGATCCTGGACCTGGGGCCATCCGGCACGGCCGCCTCGCTCGCGAGAGTCAACGGCGTCACGATGAACCGAGTCGTTCGTTGCTTGCCACGTGACGGCCATTCCGGCAGCGCCCGAGCCACTTGGTTGAATGCCGTTGGCAACGTTTGGGCGGCGGGCAAGGATCTGAATCTGGAAGCGCTGCACGCTGGCGAAACCCGGCGCAAAGTCCGCTTGCCTGGGTATGCGTTTGCGCGCACCAGACATTGGCTGGAACCGGGTGATGCCCAGCAATTGCCGCCTCCCCGCATGAACGCCGCGGCTCTGCCCCTGTTCACGTGCAACTGGAATCGCGATTCCAAGCCGGCGGCGACTGTGAAACCGGTCAGTCATCGACTCGTGTTCGGCGAGTCATTCGAAGCGGTTGCGGAGTGGCTGGATCACCGCGACCGTGCACGCATCACCCTGGTGCAAGCGGGCGATACCTTCGCCGGATTGAACGGTGCCTTCACCATTCGCCCGCAGGTGGCAGAAGACTACCAACGACTTTTCGCGGCGTTGGCCGTGGACGCCCCGCCTGTCGATCAGATTGTTTTTGCCTGGCCGCTGCAACACACGGCGGCATTCGTGCCCGGCTCGAACCTGCTCGCCATGCAATGTGCGCTCGCCCACTTGGTCGCGGCGCGCAAACGCGCTGCCGCATTGGCCCCAACCGACTTCGTCATGCTCGTTCGACGTGCATTTCAGGTCAGTGGCGATGACGTGATCAACCCAAGCCAACGTGCGCTGGCTGCAATGGTAACGGTGCTGGCACAAGAAGAGCCGGACTGGTCGTGTCGCGTCATCGACCTGGGTAATCAGGTCGATCCACGCGCGCTCCATGCTGCACTTGGCGGCCCGACCGATTCGCCGATCGTCCCCCTTGTCGCACTGCGCGGGCGCTTCCGCTTTGTTCCCACGTTCGCGCACGCTGAAGTCGCCGCGGCGACAGCCGAAACGGATTGGCACGGGAAAGTGGTGGTCATTACGGGCGGCGCCGGCCAGATCGGTTTGGCTCTTGCCGGCATCTGGGCCAACCGTGGTGCGCGTGTCGTCCTCACCGGGCGACGTGCCCTGACGCAATTGCCCACTGCGGTACAGGACCGGCTGACAGCGCTGCAGCGGCTGAATGATCGCGTGACGTATCACGGCGTCAACTTGTCCGATGTCGATGCGTTGGCGGCGCTTCTGCTCGACGTCAAGCACCGTTACGGGCACGTCGATCTGTTGATTCACGCCGCAGCGAACATGGACCACACTGGTCTCGGGTTATTGGCTTCTGCCGATGCCGAGAGTTTTGAACGCCACCACCTTGCCAAGATTGCCGGAACGGCAGCACTGGTATCGGCAACAGCCGCCGCGAACGTCGGCAGTGTCGTGCTGATGTCGTCACTCGCTGCGTGCCTCGGCGGCATCGGGATGTCTGCCTATGCCGCAGCCAATGCATTCATGGAAGCTTTGGTCGAGGGGCCGATGAGCGCGTCGCGCCCGGCACAATGGTATGCCATTGGCTGGGATGGTCTGAGTGCCGACCCGGCGGTGGCGGCGCCGTTCAGCAGCAAAGACGTCGCTAGCTTGATCGAACAGGTGCTCGGCACTGAGGCGCCAGGCGTCTACCAGGCTTCGCGTGAGGACATGGACTCTCGCTGGCGGCAGTGGGTGGATCGTGGCCT
- a CDS encoding non-ribosomal peptide synthetase, with product MNLDQTIAHCARLGVRLALTDDGKLRVNAPSGVLDDALRATLGRHKDAITETLLRQRALAAPTRADKAERYPLSHAQRRLWILDRIEPGSSAYLIPSAMPLPSDIDVETLFAAIRAIARRHESLRTTFCQVDGVPYQVVHDQPLLDLACTTLPNSAAPTESPESVLTEALAAQMQSGFDLERGPLFRARVIDVGAGQRVLFLAMHHIIGDGWSNSIFLNELHQHYAAIRAGQTAADLPPLGLQYVDYATWQSSRLDGPNLQRLLDYWRPQLQAAPMLQLPTDRPRLHHPTAPGGLLQHHFPADQTAALQRLAKQRGTTLFTVLLSAFYVLLNRLSGQHDLVIGTDVANRTRREWEPLIGFFVNQLVLRADLSGAPTFAELVTRVHGLTQDAYAHQDMPFNVLVEHLVQARDASVSPFFQVKFIMQNTPGATATDSAANITLPERTAKFDMTWSMSEDAQGLMLDLEYACNLFDRTTFERWLGHYSELLAQVIAAPDASIRTYLLDPAGQQVQIERARRVTQFPAESETIGRYVEHWAAHSPAAIAVQSGSASISYGALNEAANRLARHLRDWGVDLETPVGVCMDASIDYVVAVTAISKAGGVLVAMDPAYPEQRLAQILDAAAMQVLLCQSQHLDRLPAYQLNFLGVIKTDTDASEWSTQSAENLCLPTHPDQLAYLIFTSGTTGKPKGVMVAASGIGNLARAQAKTFSVDATSRVLQFASISFDASIWELLMALAQGATLVAEPRPTLMPGADLARALAQHRITHVTLPPTALSVMSPTAGASLAALVLAGEACHDEHVRPWARITKSYNAYGPSETTVCASVESYAIDRGGFAGSIGHAIDGCGLYVVDASGNLALPLAAGELWITGPAVGRGYWNDPAQTALRFVPDPFSDIAGARAYRSGDSARTQRDHRVEFLGRLDNQVKIRGHRIELSEIERALLGQTGISAAVVIANGNPAELHAYVVTTSGLLADEPSLKKSLRLAVPEYMIPRTVTTVPRIPTTANGKLDMAALPTPHRERSHDAGMADRSPQQALIAGIWCEVLDIDAVGIDDNFFDVGGHSLLLIQVQDRMQQRCGLALSVADLFKYPTVRDLANLLAPDPALEAAPLSDDRIARRQMASRDRAERRQARPVGAPT from the coding sequence GTGAATCTTGATCAGACCATCGCGCACTGTGCCAGACTGGGTGTTCGACTCGCCTTGACGGACGACGGCAAGCTTCGCGTCAATGCGCCCTCGGGGGTCCTGGATGACGCGTTGCGCGCAACACTTGGCCGCCACAAGGATGCCATCACCGAGACGTTGCTCCGCCAGCGCGCACTCGCTGCGCCAACCCGGGCGGACAAGGCTGAACGGTATCCACTCTCGCATGCCCAGCGCCGTCTTTGGATTCTGGATCGCATCGAACCCGGCAGCAGCGCCTACCTCATTCCAAGCGCGATGCCGCTGCCAAGCGACATCGATGTCGAGACGCTGTTTGCGGCCATTCGAGCCATCGCCCGAAGACACGAAAGCCTGCGCACGACGTTCTGTCAGGTCGACGGGGTGCCCTACCAGGTCGTTCATGACCAGCCGTTGCTGGATCTCGCCTGCACCACCCTGCCCAATTCGGCCGCACCCACTGAATCACCCGAGTCCGTGCTCACAGAGGCGCTGGCAGCGCAAATGCAGTCGGGCTTCGACCTGGAGCGCGGGCCGCTCTTTCGGGCACGCGTCATTGATGTCGGCGCCGGTCAGCGAGTCCTGTTTCTGGCGATGCATCACATCATTGGAGACGGTTGGTCCAACTCGATCTTTCTGAATGAGCTGCACCAGCACTATGCCGCGATTCGCGCGGGCCAGACCGCTGCCGATCTGCCGCCGTTGGGTCTGCAGTATGTCGACTATGCAACGTGGCAATCGAGCCGTCTCGACGGCCCGAATCTGCAGCGACTGCTCGACTATTGGCGACCGCAGCTGCAAGCGGCACCGATGCTGCAACTGCCGACCGATCGACCACGATTGCACCATCCGACCGCACCCGGCGGACTGCTGCAACATCACTTCCCGGCTGATCAGACGGCGGCGCTGCAGCGGCTCGCCAAGCAACGCGGAACAACCCTGTTCACCGTGTTGCTCAGCGCCTTCTACGTCCTGTTGAATCGCCTCTCCGGGCAGCATGATCTGGTCATCGGCACCGACGTCGCGAATCGCACGCGCCGGGAGTGGGAGCCGCTGATCGGCTTTTTCGTCAACCAGTTGGTGCTGCGAGCCGATCTCTCTGGTGCCCCCACTTTTGCCGAGCTCGTAACGCGCGTTCACGGGCTCACTCAAGATGCCTACGCGCACCAGGACATGCCGTTCAACGTACTGGTCGAGCATTTGGTGCAGGCGCGCGACGCGAGCGTGTCGCCGTTCTTCCAAGTGAAGTTCATCATGCAGAACACGCCGGGCGCCACAGCGACCGATTCCGCCGCCAACATCACCCTGCCGGAACGCACCGCGAAGTTTGATATGACCTGGTCCATGAGCGAGGACGCGCAGGGCCTCATGCTCGATTTGGAGTATGCGTGCAATCTGTTCGATCGAACGACTTTTGAGCGCTGGTTGGGACACTACTCCGAACTCCTCGCGCAAGTGATCGCTGCACCGGATGCATCGATTCGCACCTATCTTTTGGATCCCGCAGGTCAGCAGGTACAGATTGAGCGGGCGCGGCGCGTCACCCAGTTTCCTGCCGAAAGCGAGACGATCGGGCGCTATGTCGAGCATTGGGCGGCGCATTCGCCCGCGGCGATTGCGGTCCAGTCGGGTTCAGCTTCGATCAGCTATGGCGCCCTGAATGAAGCCGCCAATCGCTTGGCGCGACACTTGCGCGACTGGGGCGTGGATCTGGAAACCCCCGTCGGCGTCTGCATGGATGCCTCGATCGACTACGTGGTGGCCGTGACCGCAATCAGCAAGGCTGGGGGCGTGTTGGTGGCTATGGACCCCGCCTATCCGGAGCAACGACTGGCGCAGATTCTGGACGCAGCGGCAATGCAGGTTTTGCTGTGCCAGAGTCAACATCTCGACCGACTTCCCGCGTATCAGCTCAATTTTCTCGGCGTCATCAAGACCGACACCGACGCATCCGAGTGGTCAACGCAGTCCGCCGAAAACCTGTGCTTGCCAACCCATCCCGACCAGCTCGCATATCTGATTTTTACGTCTGGAACCACGGGCAAGCCAAAGGGCGTCATGGTTGCGGCCAGCGGGATCGGCAATTTGGCACGCGCCCAAGCGAAGACCTTTTCAGTAGATGCCACCAGCCGCGTCCTGCAGTTTGCGTCGATCAGCTTTGACGCATCGATCTGGGAGTTGTTGATGGCGCTCGCGCAAGGCGCAACGCTGGTCGCAGAACCGCGGCCGACGCTGATGCCAGGCGCTGATCTGGCGCGTGCGTTGGCCCAGCACCGAATCACCCATGTCACGCTGCCACCGACGGCGCTGTCCGTGATGTCTCCGACTGCCGGAGCATCCTTGGCAGCGTTAGTCTTGGCCGGTGAGGCCTGTCACGACGAGCACGTCCGTCCTTGGGCGCGCATCACGAAGTCCTACAACGCTTATGGGCCGAGCGAGACGACGGTTTGCGCCAGCGTCGAGTCCTATGCGATCGATCGCGGTGGGTTTGCCGGCTCAATCGGTCATGCGATCGATGGCTGCGGGCTCTATGTGGTTGATGCGAGTGGCAACTTGGCGTTGCCATTGGCGGCGGGCGAACTGTGGATCACTGGTCCGGCCGTTGGTCGCGGCTATTGGAACGATCCGGCGCAAACCGCGCTTCGATTCGTGCCCGACCCCTTTTCCGACATCGCCGGTGCGCGCGCGTACCGCAGCGGAGATTCGGCACGGACACAGCGTGACCACCGCGTCGAGTTCCTTGGTCGTCTCGACAATCAGGTCAAGATTCGCGGCCACCGCATCGAACTCAGCGAGATTGAACGTGCGTTGCTCGGCCAGACTGGCATCAGCGCGGCAGTCGTCATCGCCAACGGCAATCCGGCCGAATTGCATGCCTATGTCGTCACCACGAGCGGCCTTCTGGCCGATGAGCCGAGTTTGAAGAAGTCCCTGCGACTCGCAGTCCCGGAATACATGATTCCGCGCACGGTAACCACGGTGCCGCGTATCCCCACCACGGCCAATGGCAAGCTCGATATGGCCGCACTGCCTACACCCCACCGCGAACGCAGCCACGACGCCGGTATGGCGGACAGGTCACCGCAACAAGCGCTGATCGCTGGAATCTGGTGTGAGGTGTTGGACATTGATGCGGTCGGGATCGATGACAATTTCTTCGATGTCGGCGGTCACTCCTTGCTGCTGATTCAGGTGCAGGACCGCATGCAACAGCGATGCGGCTTAGCCCTCTCGGTCGCTGACCTGTTCAAGTACCCAACCGTCCGTGATCTGGCCAATCTGCTCGCGCCGGATCCTGCTCTGGAAGCGGCGCCTCTGTCCGATGACCGAATCGCCCGCAGACAGATGGCGAGTCGGGACCGTGCCGAGCGACGCCAAGCCCGCCCAGTCGGAGCACCGACATGA